Genomic DNA from uncultured Methanobrevibacter sp.:
ATTAAGGAAGTTATAAAGACATTACTGTTTAATAGAGGATTGATGCCAGTAGATATTGTTAGTGTAAATTATTAAAATATATAACGTAAGCTGCCCTATATTTAACCAGGAGAAAACAATCATGAAAACTTTAAATGTAGTTGCAGCTATTATCAAAAAGGACAATAAAATCCTTGCAACCAAAAGGGGCTACGGCGAGTTCATAAACATGTGGGAGTTTCCGGGCGGAAAAATAGAAGGCTCAGAAACCAAAGAAGAGGCACTAATCAGAGAAATCAAGGAAGAACTCGACTGCACAATAAAACCGACCAAATTCGCCCTAGATTTAGAATACCAGTACCCTACCTTTTATCTCAAGATGAGCTGCTTTGAGGCTACAATTCAAAAGGGAACCCCAAAGCTATTGGAGCACAACGACGCCAGGTGGCTTTCAAAGGACCAGCTGGACGAGGTCAACTGGATTCCCGCAGACATTCAAATCATTGATTATTTAAAGGAAACTATGGAGTAATTAAAATGGCAGACAAAAGACTAGATTTAGCTAAAGAGAAACTTGAGGCTTTAGAGTCCAAACTCGAAAAGGTCAAAGGATCTCCAAGAGAAGAGGAATTCCAAATCCAGGTGGACAAGTTAAAGGAACTTATCAAACACCTTGAAGGCCAATGAACATTGACGATATCCTCAATGGCGCAAGAACAGCATTCATAGACGAAACCCTGGATTCCAGTTCGGACCTTCGACCGAAACTTCTGGTGAACAGCCGTGAAACCAAGGTAATCAATTCAATCAAGGATGAGCTTAAAAGCTGCACCGAGTTCATCATCTCCTCGGCGTTCATCACCATGGGAGGCATCACTCCCCTTTTGGAGGATTTCAGATACCTGGAAGCCCACAACATAAAGGGTAAAATCCTCACCACAGACTATCTCAACTTCACCGAACCCAAGGCATTAAGAAAGCTTCAGGATTTCAAAAACATTGAAATCAAGCTCTACAGCCATGAGAATGAAGGTTTCCACACCAAGGGATACATCTTTAAAAAGGACGGCTTTTACAAGGGCATCATCGGAAGCTCAAACATGACCATGAATGCTCTTACGGTGAACAAGGAATGGAATGTGGAATTCACCTCCTTAAACGAGGGCGAGATGCTCTCACAGATTAGACGGGAATTCGAAAGCCTCTGGAATCAGGCGGACGATTTGGATAAGGTCCTTCCGATATATGAAAAAATCTACAAGGACACCAAAAGATTCACAAACATCCGTGAGATTTCAAGGGATTTAAAGGAAAAAAACATCACTTTAACTCCGAACTACATGCAGGAGCAGTTTCTTGAAAACATCAGGAATCTGATAAAGCATGGTGAGGACAAGGCAATTCTGGTATCGGCCACTGGTACCGGTAAGACCTACGCTTCCGCATTTGCGGTAAAGGATTTCAGTCCGAAACGATTTTTATTTCTGGTTCACA
This window encodes:
- a CDS encoding (deoxy)nucleoside triphosphate pyrophosphohydrolase, producing the protein MKTLNVVAAIIKKDNKILATKRGYGEFINMWEFPGGKIEGSETKEEALIREIKEELDCTIKPTKFALDLEYQYPTFYLKMSCFEATIQKGTPKLLEHNDARWLSKDQLDEVNWIPADIQIIDYLKETME